One Candidatus Bathyarchaeota archaeon genomic region harbors:
- a CDS encoding DNA alkylation repair protein, which yields MTSVEEILNKLKNKAKPNQLKGMAKFGMAVEQRLGVSVPEMRKIAKETGEDHKLALALWKTGIIEARIVAAMIDEHQKLTERQMEDWVKGINSWDVCDQVCMNLFEKTPLAWKKILDWPKREEEFVKRAAFALIACLAWHDKEAEDEKFIKLLPVIKSGATDDRNFVKKAVNWALRNIGKRNPNLNKSAIKAAKEIRQINSKTARWIASNAINELESETVQRRLRK from the coding sequence ATGACTTCTGTGGAAGAGATACTAAACAAACTGAAGAACAAGGCTAAACCTAATCAACTAAAAGGTATGGCCAAATTTGGCATGGCAGTTGAACAAAGATTGGGAGTATCGGTCCCCGAAATGCGAAAGATTGCAAAAGAGACAGGGGAGGATCACAAGCTTGCACTTGCATTATGGAAGACTGGGATAATTGAAGCACGAATCGTTGCTGCAATGATCGATGAGCACCAGAAATTGACAGAGAGACAGATGGAGGACTGGGTCAAAGGCATCAACTCATGGGATGTTTGTGATCAGGTTTGTATGAACCTATTTGAAAAAACTCCTCTAGCTTGGAAGAAAATCCTCGATTGGCCAAAGCGTGAAGAGGAATTCGTTAAGAGGGCCGCATTTGCGCTTATAGCATGTCTTGCATGGCATGATAAAGAGGCAGAAGACGAAAAATTCATCAAGTTATTACCTGTAATAAAAAGTGGAGCTACAGACGATCGCAACTTTGTAAAAAAGGCTGTAAACTGGGCGCTTAGGAATATTGGGAAAAGGAATCCCAACCTGAATAAGTCAGCTATCAAAGCTGCTAAGGAAATCCGACAAATCAATTCTAAGACCGCCCGTTGGATCGCTTCCAATGCTATCAATGAACTTGAGAGCGAGACTGTCCAAAGAAGGTTGAGAAAATAA
- a CDS encoding metal-dependent transcriptional regulator has translation MKEEAVTESIENYLEALLRANEQGQDLTQIKWIAEYLEVAPPSVVEMLRKMEKENYVEYLPRKGVRLTGKGKKIAKAVIRNHRLIEVMMEKTLHIPIDHESVCGIEHHMYRDFTNALCTLLNHPRKCPHGELIPKGECCPK, from the coding sequence TTGAAGGAAGAAGCGGTAACCGAGAGTATTGAGAACTATTTGGAAGCTTTGTTGAGGGCTAACGAACAAGGCCAAGATTTAACCCAAATAAAATGGATCGCTGAGTATCTTGAAGTAGCTCCTCCTAGCGTAGTAGAAATGTTGCGGAAGATGGAGAAAGAAAATTATGTTGAATATTTACCGAGGAAAGGAGTTAGACTTACCGGTAAAGGGAAAAAGATTGCAAAAGCGGTTATTCGCAATCATCGCCTTATAGAGGTCATGATGGAGAAAACACTTCATATACCTATAGATCACGAAAGCGTTTGTGGAATAGAGCATCATATGTATAGAGATTTCACTAATGCATTATGCACTTTATTAAATCATCCTAGAAAATGCCCACACGGGGAATTAATTCCTAAAGGTGAATGCTGTCCTAAATAA